A stretch of DNA from Paracoccus methylovorus:
GATCATGCCGCCGCCGCCGATCGGGGCCACCACAGCGTCCAGACCGTCGGTCTGCTCGATGATCTCCTTGGCGCAGGTGCCTTGGCCGGCGATCACGCGCGGATCGTTATAGGGATGGACGAAATCGCCCCCGGTCTCGGCCTGAACCTTGGCGAAGGTCTCTTCCCGCGAACTGGTCGAGGGTTCGCATTCGGTGATCTTGCCGCCATAGCGACGCACCGTGTCCTTCTTGGCCTGCGGCGCGGTGCGGGGCATCACGACGTTGCAGGGAATCCCGCGCAGCATGGCTGCGTAGGACAGGCACGAGGCATGGTTGCCCGAGCTATGCGTTGCGACACCCTTGGCCGCTTGGCGCTCGTCCAGACCGAAGACCGCGTTGGTGGCGCCGCGGACCTTGAAGGCTCCCGGCTCCTGAAAGTTTTCGCATTTGAAGAACAGTTGCGCGCCCGTCAGTTCGTTAAGGTAATCCGAGGTGCGGATCGGCGTGCGACGGATATGCGGCTTGATCCGCTCATGCGCGGCCAGCATGTCCTCATAGGTTGGGATGTACATGGCGTCCTTCATCCTCAGGCGGCTTTCTTCTGCGCGGCGGCGGTGGTCTGGCGGTAATGTTCCTGCGCGGCGGCGACGCCCGAGCCGAGGGTGATCGGCAGGCCCAGATCGGCCATCACCATCTCGGCGGTGGCGATACCCGACAGAGCCATGGCGTCGGTCAGGCTGCCAAGGTGGCCGATGCGGAACACCTTGCCCGCGACCTGTCCCAGCCCAGTGCCGAAGGCCATGTCATAGGTGTCCAGCGCATGGCTGACGATCAGGTTGGCATCGAAACCTTCCGGCACGCGGATGGCGCTGACGCTGTCCGAGTAAAGCTCGGGGCGGGCGGCGCAAAGCTTCAGGCCCCATGCTCCGACCGCGGCGCGCACGCCGCCCGCGATGCGGTGGTGGCGGGCAAAGACGTTCTCCAGCCCCTCGGCCAGAATGCGTTCGCAGCTTGCGTTCAGCCCGTTGATCAGACCGACCGGCGGCGTATAGGGATAGCCGTTTCGGGCATAGCCGGTGGCCATGTCGCGGATGTCAAAGAAGGTGCGCGGCAGGCGCGCGGTTTCGACCGCTGCCATGGCCTTGGGTGAAAAGCCCACGATGGCCAGACCGGGGGGCAGCATGAAGCCCTTTTGACTGCCGGTGACGGCGATATCGACGCCCCATTCGTCCATGCGGAAATCCATCGACCCGATGGAGCTGACGCCGTCCACGAACAGCAGCGCCGGGTGCCCGGCCGCGTCCAGCGCCCGGCGGACGGCGGCGATGTCCGACTTCACGCCGGTCGCGGTTTCGTTGTGCGTGGCCAGCACGACCCGGATCTCATGACCCTTGTCGGCGGTCAGGATTTCTTCGAACCGATCGGCCGGAATGCCTTCGCCCCAAGGGGTTTCGACAAAAGTAACGTCAAGTCCGTGGCGCTGGCACATATCGATCCAGCGGTGGCTGAACATGCCGTTGCGGGCGGCCAGCACCTTGTCCCCGGCCGACAGCGTGTTGGTGATCGCCGTTTCCCAGCCGCCGGTGCCGGTCGAGGGGAACAGGAAAACCTGCGCCTGCGTGGTCTTGAGGATTTTCTTCACGCCCTCCAACGCCGGATGCAGCATGCGGCCGAACACCGGCGAGCGGTGGTCGATGGTGGGCATGTCCACAGCCTTGCGCATCTCCTCGGGGATGTTGGTCGGGCCGGGGATAAAGATCGGGTTCTGACTGGTCATGGCAATTCCTCCTACGCTTGTGGACCAAGCTACGATCAGCTGTCTACGGATGCAATTTTTCTGAAAAATATTTCGCAATCGCGGAAAAATGGCTTAAAGTTGCGTAGAATCATCCGGT
This window harbors:
- the bhcB gene encoding beta-hydroxyaspartate dehydratase BhcB, which translates into the protein MKDAMYIPTYEDMLAAHERIKPHIRRTPIRTSDYLNELTGAQLFFKCENFQEPGAFKVRGATNAVFGLDERQAAKGVATHSSGNHASCLSYAAMLRGIPCNVVMPRTAPQAKKDTVRRYGGKITECEPSTSSREETFAKVQAETGGDFVHPYNDPRVIAGQGTCAKEIIEQTDGLDAVVAPIGGGGMISGTCLTLSTLAPETQVIAAEPEQADDAYRSFKAGYIIADDAPKTVADGLLVPLKDLTWHFVKNHVSEIYTASDAEIVDAMKLIWKHLRIVMEPSSAVPLATILKNPEAFAGKRVGVIVTGGNVDLDKLPWN
- the bhcA gene encoding L-aspartate--glyoxylate aminotransferase BhcA — its product is MTSQNPIFIPGPTNIPEEMRKAVDMPTIDHRSPVFGRMLHPALEGVKKILKTTQAQVFLFPSTGTGGWETAITNTLSAGDKVLAARNGMFSHRWIDMCQRHGLDVTFVETPWGEGIPADRFEEILTADKGHEIRVVLATHNETATGVKSDIAAVRRALDAAGHPALLFVDGVSSIGSMDFRMDEWGVDIAVTGSQKGFMLPPGLAIVGFSPKAMAAVETARLPRTFFDIRDMATGYARNGYPYTPPVGLINGLNASCERILAEGLENVFARHHRIAGGVRAAVGAWGLKLCAARPELYSDSVSAIRVPEGFDANLIVSHALDTYDMAFGTGLGQVAGKVFRIGHLGSLTDAMALSGIATAEMVMADLGLPITLGSGVAAAQEHYRQTTAAAQKKAA